Genomic window (Carassius carassius chromosome 36, fCarCar2.1, whole genome shotgun sequence):
GTCATGTATTAGTGCtgattaagaacatattaatgccttattctacttgaccttattttacatccctaatcttacccaatacctaaacctaacaactaccttactaactattaataagcagcaaattaagaatttattgagaaatGTTGTAGTCAATAGTTaataagtgttacctattctaaaatgTTACCGAAATGTCAGTATGAAATATCAAGCAGCTTAACAGCTTTCATACAGTGAAAATAGCAGGAAGCGTTCAAGTAAAAATGGCTATGACATTAATACGATTTTTTCACATAACTGCAAATGTTGAAATGTTTCATTAACCTATCATACAGagatttatgttgttgttgttttttttgttttttttgaaggTCCCATTAAGCTGACCACTACAACTAAAGCGTGTTCACCTTTATGTGTACCTGGGACCCAACAGATCCTGACTGGGTCAGTAACTACCCAGTGCTGTGACACTGACCTCTGCAATGCTGCAGGTATTCTTCTTTATACgatcatttgatttagatttttccaCAAAAACTTAAAATGAGGTAATATAAGAAACAATAGGCATAATAcgaataaataaactaaatatcatATTTCAAAAGCATCCTGAATAGTGTGCAAAGCTTGAGAGGCAGGTGCTTTCGGAGACTTTTTATTCTGAAGAAGTTTCTCAACAATGAATAAGCTATTTTAAATTACTATAGTTGTATGATTGATTGACAGTGATTTTTGTTATTGTCCTGATTAGATGGCATGTACAAGGCAAGCTTCCTCCTGCTGTTGTCTCCTCTGCTCTTCTACTTCCTGGTTCAGTGAATACACTTCAGATTCTACAGCTGCAGCAGAAACTGAATGACGCACACGTTTCTATTCATACTTTACTGAATGAAGTGTGCATGTTGTTCTGCTGTTCTTTGGTGTCATGATTTGGGGAAAAGAGAATCAGTATTTTACTAAACATGTTAATATATAAAGATTTCCAATATCTGCAGTAATTTTGTAGCATGCTCAGTCAAGACTATATATTTCCCTTATATTTCCTCTTCCCCttacttttcatatatatacaaatatgcatttgcttataaaaataaaatgaataacagaATGCAATACAGAATTAAACAAACAGAGTGCTAAACTTCTGCAATAAAAGATTTACATATATTAAACGTCTTTCTCTGCATTCTCCttaattattttcattacttTTGGTCTAGCTGGGTTTAAAGGTGCAGTACATGATTTCTGAGAAACCATGATGATATTTGACACCGACACCAAAATAAAGACACACCAAACTCTCCGATTTGTCCTGTTACTATAACAGATATTTCAACATCATATCTTGGTTATTGGTTCAACGTATTGAGCAGAAATAAAAGAACCTTGGTCTCTGttttaccatacttggcaaatgtcacgactttcacgacatttgatctaacaagtaatacattttgtaaataatgtaaataaataatgtagctGATTatcacataaaatgtaaaattttgtcTAAAAACATTTACTGCTCTTACACCCCTAAAAACAGGTTGGCAGACAATCTGCAGTAATGCTTTACACATTGTACACaagatattattaaatatttaatagcttattactaaataaacaaaaagtttaTTCACTGTTTGTGTAGAATTTTTGGAAATGCTTTAGAATATGGAATACCTATTCAatatttattatgacttttcTCTCAATAAACTAGTTagtaagttagctgttaagtttagttattgggtaggattagggatgtagaataaggtattaatatgtgcttaattagtactaataaatggctTATATTCTAGTAATAattatgctaataagcaactagttcagagaccctaaaataaaatgttacagagTTTATGATTCAGAGAAAACTAAACTTGTGGTTCTGTTGGAGCAGgatgttttatgttatgttatgatcTTATAAGTCATTTGTAAACAACTATTGATAACTCCTTTAAAATATTAGATTAGTTTAAGAGTGATCGCCACCCATTGTAATCTGTGTTTATTAGTTGCCGTAGTTTTGTTAAGTTAATTGAAAGTGATAATATTGTTGGAGATCAATTCAAGACTAAAgtatccacttttttttttttacgcaaaaTTTTAATGTGTGAGACTTCCGATTCAACATCCATTGATAAATAACTAGAATAACAAAGTGTAGAGTAGTTCAGTAAAGTTTCAAAATGCATTTAGCGACTTTTATCAGCAGGTGGCAGAAGATGATCTTTTGTCTACTGGTTAAACAAATATCGTTGCACTTGTTGAGATCAAACACTTAGGAACGCGGTGTAGATTTTTAGAAGTTTTAGAAGTTTGATCTATTAAtggtttgttattttatataattatcagttgataataataataataataataataactgtgtaaaataaacaggataaaaaaatatgaacacaAATAAAAATGCTGGTCTGATGTCATTGTGAATGCATGACACATGAGAAGAATGAATTTGTGAATAATGTCAAATGATGAGCTTACTGTAAGTGTATGTGACAattgacattaataaaaaaaaaagaaaacggcttctttttttaagttggttgtacattttcaaaacttaTCACACAATAGTtcaacaaaaatgcatttttttaaaacacaaaatcCCAAAGTATAATTTTCACTACATGACATTTCATCAGTACACTGTGATCATTTCACTGCATTTCATAATGCTTAATTTTCATTAACTGATCttattaatcagaatcagaaacagAACCAGAATCAGCTTTATTCgtgttctcaaacacacaaggaatttgttgtagtttttaagAAGCTCTTATACCTGACATGAGctcagaaacatttaaataagacttaacaataataataatgtgtataaaTCTGGAACAGAAgatttatgtacagatttgtgcattatttatgcattattgtatatatacagctgtatagaaaatatgcatatgtatttacataGTACTTAAGAAACGATGACATTTAAAATCGACATCAAAACAAACGCACTCCTTACCTTTATTGCTCCACTTCCAAATCTAAGATTCACGCTATGTGACAACCTGTAGGCTATTGTttcctcaggctgaaggaaaagtcaattcacgtctgtacagtagagcaCAGGAGAAGAagattcaacactcttcagcaataaaaaataaattaataataataataataataaaaaacaatgaagcacaattgttagtttatctaaagtcatttttgcttattagtatggttgaactggaacATCAAGTGTCAGCAGCATTAAATactaaaatgggattagatacatttgtgttatttaacatatttaattattgcggGTTTCTGAGTTtgcatattctgagtttgcatttcacagtTTTAAGGCGAGActctgcaggtgaatagggcaaaaaaaacaaactaatagttatcaccttacttacccagttgattgattacattgattattacaaacattttttgtattacaagttttcaaaaatgttatgtttaaatatgcaaatgaggcattatttaatgaaatatgtgctaatttgcataaatgtcagtttcaaattttttgtttaatttttttgacatattagagtcaaatgtttttacagagggaattctggttatctttttttgtcactccataattcagaaaatactttgaacagccagaaaacgtactcggttactaaacgtaacctcggttctctctagaagagcgaacgagtactgcgtcttagctaagacgctacgggaaaagtctcttttcacgaaatactgaagcaaaaaattatccttaattttgtatttttgtaaagcgcatttgcagcagtacacagccataggtgagacggctcgttcgctcattggcttgttctgcggtaactgcacagcctatcgagcgcgggctgatgcaacatcagaccaataagggcgcttcgcgcccttcttgccacttcccgccgaaacgggtgtggcccaacctataaaaggagctcgaaaagg
Coding sequences:
- the LOC132116644 gene encoding lymphocyte antigen 6D-like, producing the protein MDLQISVFLLFSLFTAGHSLRCYECTSLTGSCTNQNGTTCPSGSTKCMTVTTVTEVGPIKLTTTTKACSPLCVPGTQQILTGSVTTQCCDTDLCNAADGMYKASFLLLLSPLLFYFLVQ